One window of the Triticum dicoccoides isolate Atlit2015 ecotype Zavitan chromosome 3B, WEW_v2.0, whole genome shotgun sequence genome contains the following:
- the LOC119275280 gene encoding uncharacterized protein LOC119275280 produces the protein MVNTASAGVNKSAAAAQGGHRALPLASLNHISVVCRSLESSLSFYRDVLGFIQIRRPGSFDFDGAWLFNFGIGVHLLQAEDPASLPPKKAEINPKDNHISFTTCESMEAVQRRLKELGIRYVQRRVEEGGIHVDQIFFHDPDGFMIEVCTCDNLPVIPLVTQLDAACAQPAVVAPSCKRVSISNQHQQLSSSVPAAVPDVPPTAAPTPQQSVVGGCVGEVVDPAASMSASVMMTCSEHACMQV, from the exons ATGGTGAACACGGCGTCGGCCGGCGTGAacaagtcggcggcggcggcgcaggggggTCACCGGGCGCTGCCGCTGGCGTCGCTGAACCACATCTCCGTGGTGTGCCGGTCGCTGGAGAGCTCGCTCAGCTTCTACCGCGACGTCCTCGGCTTCATCCAGATCCGCCGCCCGGGCTCCTTCGACTTCGACGGCGCATG GCTATTCAACTTCGGGATCGGCGTGCACCTGCTGCAGGCGGAGGACCCGGCGAGCCTGCCGCCGAAGAAGGCGGAGATCAACCCCAAGGACAATCACATCTCCTTCACCACG TGCGAGAGCATGGAGGCGGTGCAGCGGCGGCTCAAGGAGCTGGGCATCCGGTACGTGCAGCGGCGGGTGGAGGAGGGCGGCATCCACGTCGACCAGATCTTCTTCCACGACCCCGACGGCTTCATGATCGAGGTCTGCACCTGCGACAACCTCCCCGTCATCCCGCTCGTCACGCAGCTCGACGCCGCCTGCGCGCAGCCCGCGGTCGTGGCGCCCAGCTGCAAGAGGGTCTCCATCTCCAACCAGCACCAGCAGCTCAGCAGCAGCGTCCCGGCTGCCGTGCCCGACGTCCCGCCCACGGCGGCCCCGACGCCGCAGCAGTCCGTCGTCGGCGGCTGCGTCGGAGAGGTCGTCGACCCGGCGGCCAGCATGTCCGCCAGCGTCATGATGACCTGCTCGGAGCACGCCTGCATGCAGGTGTAA